Below is a window of Candidatus Obscuribacter sp. DNA.
TCTCGGTAATCTGCCCCAGGCTCTAATCGACAAGCACCGTACACCGCCGCCTCTGACAGCTGAGCAAAGTGAAGTCTTTGCTGTTTTATCTAGAGAACTCAAGGAAACAAAACGACCTGGTGATATTGCCGGCGATGGCAGTGTTGTACCAGTGGATAGTGAAGTGGTTAAACCCTGGCTTTTGCACGGTGTAACCGGCTCCGGTAAGACCGAAGTATATTTGAGGCTGATTACGCAATGTCTTGAGAGTGGTCGTACTACCCTCTTTTTGGTGCCCGAAATCTCTCTTACGCCTCAGCTAGCTGGACGGCTTAAGGCGCGCTTTGGCTCGCTGGTATCTGTGTGGCATAGTGCCATTAGCCCTGGTGAGCGCTACGATACATGGCGGCGACTGCGGTCTGGCGAGGTCAAAGTTTTGCTGGGGGCGAGGTCGGCTGTGCTAGCTAATATGCCAGATCTCGGACTGATTGTGCTCGATGAGGAGCACGACGGCAGCTACAAACAATCTACTCCGGCTCCTCGCTACAATGCCCGCGACCTGGCCCTCGAAAAAGCTAGACGCACAGGCGCTCTGGTCTTACTGGGCAGTGCTACTCCTGACTTGACTAGCTATGAGCGGGCTTTGCGCCAGGACCGTCTACTTGTGATGAAAAACCGTGTGTTTATGCAGGTTATGCCCGAAGTAAAAGTGGTCGATATGCGCAAAGCATTTGCCCACGATGGCAAAAGTGTCTTTAGTGAAGAGTTAAAAAAACTACTTGCCGATAGACTGGCCAAAGGCGAGCAGGTGGTGCTCTTAATCAACCGTCGCGGTTTTGCCAATCATGTCTTTTGTCAGGGCTGTGGTCATGTCAGCAATTGCAAAAATTGCAGTGTTTCTCTAGTACTGCACTCATTTAAAAAAGCCAGACGAGCTGACGTATCGGAAGAAGACTATGACGATGCTCCGCTTTTGCAGGCGGGCGGTTATCTGGCTTGCCATCACTGCGGCTTTAGGCAGCCACTGCGCGATATATGCTCAGAGTGTGATGGACCTTTTTTAAAAGTATCAGGTATTGGTACACAAAAGGTGGAGTTGGAGGTGCTCAAGTTGCACCCAACCGCTCGGGTGGTGCGCCTTGACTCCGATGTTGCCAAACGCAAAGGTGCCTACGAAGAAGTCTTAGCTCAGTTTAGCTCTGGCAACGCCGATGTACTGATAGGCACACAGATGGTAGCCAAAGGTCTCGATATCCCCAGGGTTACACTCGTTGGTGTGCTTTCGGCCGATAGTGCCTTTAATCTGCCCGACTACCGCTCCACTGAGCGGGGCTTCCAATTGCTTACCCAGGTGGCGGGGAGGGCCGGTCGGGGTGAGCATCCAGGTGCTGTGGTATTGCAGACCTATACACCGGAGCTGCCGGCATTGCGGCTTGCCAGCGAGCACAATTACCAGGCATTTTATGCCCCCGGAGATAGAGAGTCGGAGGGTCTTTGACTATCCACCTTATTGTAGTCTCATCCGTCTTGTGGTCTCGGGTGAAGACCTGGTCCTGGTGGAGTCTATCGCCGAGCTGGTGGCTGAGGAGCTAAGTCATCTGCTTGAGGACGAAGCCGAAGAAAACGAGGTAAAGATACTGGGACCAGCACCCTGTATCATCGAACGTATCAAAGGTCGGTTTAGGTTTCACCTCATTATTAAAAACAAAGGTGGCGACAGGCTCCAGGATTTGATCATTGATTACCTCAAGGGTAGGCACTTTGCTGCCCCTGTCAATCTGGCTGTAGATGTGGATGCGCTCGATCTGGTGTAAAATCTATTTTTACGCATAATGGTCAGTGCCTTGTCATCTAAGTCGACATCCGTTTATTACGTCTTTTTTGGACTGTTGCTCATCCTGGTCTCTCCTTTGCTTTTGTTTAAAAAAAAGGCACGGGCAGGTTTGAGCCAAAAGCTCGGCATTATCCCAGACGATATCAAAGCCAAAAGCAATAGCCTCAAGGGTTGTGTCTGGTTTCATGCTGTTTCGGTGGGCGAATTTAACGCTGTATTGCCGCTCCTCAAAAAATTCAAGGCGCTCCACCCGCAGTATCAGCTAGTGGTCTCTACCACGACTGGCACTGGTCAAGCTCTGGCCCAAGAAAAAGCCAGTGATCTCGCTACTGTTATATATTTTCCCTATGATTTGCCTTTTGCTACTTTGAGCTGGCTAAAAACACTCTCGCCAAAACTGGTTGCTATAGCTGAGACCGAAATTTGGCCTGGCTTTACCCATGAGTGCAAAGAGCGTGGTATCGGACTTGTGGTGGTCAATGGGCGTATCTCTCCTAAATCATTTAAGGGATACAAGAGATTTAAAATGCTCTTTGGTCCTGTACTCAGGCGCTTTGATGTTATTGGCGTGCAGACAGTCGAAGAAGCCAAACGCTACCAGGCTGTTGGCGGCGATGTTAAGGTAGAAGTGCTGGGTAATCTCAAGTTTGATGGACTAAAGCCAGTCTCAGCTGAGCGCAAGCAAGAACTAGCCGCGACTATTAATCTCGATATAAACAGCACAAAAGTAATAGTGGCAGGCTCCACCCACGAAGGTGAAGAATCAGCACTCTTAAATAGTCTCAAACAAATTACCGATGCCAATGTGCGTCTTATACTGGTGCCCCGTCACCCTGAGCGTTTTGAGCATGTCGCCAAAATGATTGGTGAGGCTGGCTTTGTTGTTAAACGCTTTAGCAAGCAAGAAAAATTTAGCGATATTGCCCCAGCTGATGCCCTGGCAAATGGCAAACGTGAAGTCTATTTGCTCGATGTAATAGGTAAGCTTTTTGACTTTTACAGTCTTGCTACAGTCGCTTTTGTGGGTGGCACAATCGCCCCAATCGGTGGTCACTCCATCATGGAGCCCTATGCTTATAGTGTGCCTGTGGTAGTCGGTCCCCACATCGAAAAAACGAGAGATGTGGCCTCTGCTCTGACCGAGCTCGATGCACTGACTATGGTGGCTGACGGAGCGGCACTGCCGGCAGCACTTATTGAGTTACTCGCCGATAGTGCGTTGCGTGTGAGCCGCGGCCAAAAGGGTAATCAACTATTGCTGGATAGTCAGGGTGCGGTGGATAAAGCTATTAAGCTACTAGAGGGTCAGCTGGCTAGCCTGCCAGCCCAAAAGCAATCGATTACCAGGGTCTAGTGTATAAATGAAGCTTTTGACTCCCTTATCCCTGGTCTATGGAGCTGGTGCCTATCTGCGCATACTGGGCTATCAGACCGGCTTAAATAAGAGACTTAAGGCTGACGCTCGTGTAATTAGTATCGGCAATCTCACGGTTGGTGGTACTGGCAAAACGCCTGTTGTGATAGATACAGCGCGCAGGTTGGTCAGTCAGGGCAAAAAGGTGGCTGTCTTATCGCGCGGCTATGGTCGCAAAAGCAAGGATGATATCCTCGTTGTCTCAAAAGGCGCAGGTCCAGTAGTATCTAGCGAGGACTCCGGCGATGAGCCCTATCAAATTGCTCAATCAGTGCCTGGACTTATAGTTATAGTCGGTGCCCGGAGAGTCGATACTCAGGCTGTGGCTATCAAACAATTTGGTGCTGAGGTGCTCATCCTGGATGATGGCTTCCAGCATCTACCACTTTTGCGTGATACCGATGTGGTGCTCTGGGATTATAACGACGATATAGTTAGCCAGTCACTGGTACCAGCAGGTCGTTTGCGAGAGCCGATGGCAGCTCTTACTCGCGCTACCCATATAGTCATAAGCAAGTTGCCGCAAGATTTGCCCGATAGTGACTATCAGTCTCTATGTGCCAGACTGAGAGCCTATGCTCCCGATGCTGTGCTCGATGGTTGTTCTTTTGTGCCACTGGATCTGGTGCCTCTCAAAGAGCTGCCACTGTCTGCTTCGGCTAGTGTTTTTCCGATTGCTGATTTTGCCAGGGCTAAGGTCCTTGCTTTGAGTGGCATTGCCAGACCGGAAGTCTTTATTGCTCAACTTAAACAAAATAATCTGGATGTAGTGGATGCTATTAGTTTTGGTGATCATCACTGGTTTAGCGATAGTGATCTTAAGAGTATCGAGGATAAATTTAAAAGCGCCCAGGTCGACTTTATCATCACTACTCAAAAGGATATGACCCGCCTGAGTAGCGCATTGCTTGCTGGCAAAATCAAAGATGCGCTGGCAAGTAAAATTTTTGCTGTCAGATTGCATGCAGTATGGCGCTCTGGTAGCCCTTCTTATCTTGGGGCACAGTGATGGCTAAACCGCAGGCAAAAAACATTTTGGTGATTAGATATCGCTTTATTGGCGACACTATTTTGACTGTGCCATTTTTGCGTAATTTGAGATTGTCTTATCCTGATGCCAAAATCGATGTACTGGTTGGACCCAAAAGCGGTGAAGTGCTTGAGGGTTGCCCTTTTGTCGATGAGCTGATTACTTTTGATACCACGAGGTTTCATAAGTATGACAGCGGCGAGGGCAAGCCCAAGAGCTTTATGTCTTATGCTCTCTCATTGCGTAAGCGCCAGTATGATCTGGTATTTGTCCTCAAGCGCTCGCTGTCGGCGGCATTTTTAGCCTTTATGACAGGTGCTAAAAGACGAGTCGGCTATAAAGGTGATGGCCGCTTTTTGCTCACTGACTCAGTGGACTGGCTAACTGACATACACGAAGTCGATAGCTTATTGTCGATACTGGAAGCAGTAGATATACCAGTTAAGGACCGTAGCTTAGCCAGTTTTGCCAGTGCCGCTGAAATTGACAGGGTCAATCAAATCGAGCCGGAGCTTGCCAAAAGTGGTGCCAAAGTTTTGATCCATGCTGCTGCTGCGCACCCGGACAAAATCTACCCACTGCAAAGCTGGGCTACCCTGGTGCAAAAGCTGGTTAACGAACTCAATTTAACTCCTGTCTTTAGCGGCGATAAGCAGGATATTCCTTTATATGAGGAGCTAACTGCCTTGAGCGGCTGTCGGGCAATCAATATGGCTGGTCGTCTCAGTTTGAGAGAGAGTATGGCTCTTTATACGATGATGGACCTGGCTGTTTGTGTCGATAGCGGTCCGGCTCACCTGGCTGCCAGCGCTGGCACACCGACCATAGCTCTGTTTGGTCCGACTGACCCTGTGCGCTGGCGCCCTTATGGAGAGAGCCACCGGGCTGTCTA
It encodes the following:
- a CDS encoding 3-deoxy-D-manno-octulosonic acid transferase produces the protein MSSKSTSVYYVFFGLLLILVSPLLLFKKKARAGLSQKLGIIPDDIKAKSNSLKGCVWFHAVSVGEFNAVLPLLKKFKALHPQYQLVVSTTTGTGQALAQEKASDLATVIYFPYDLPFATLSWLKTLSPKLVAIAETEIWPGFTHECKERGIGLVVVNGRISPKSFKGYKRFKMLFGPVLRRFDVIGVQTVEEAKRYQAVGGDVKVEVLGNLKFDGLKPVSAERKQELAATINLDINSTKVIVAGSTHEGEESALLNSLKQITDANVRLILVPRHPERFEHVAKMIGEAGFVVKRFSKQEKFSDIAPADALANGKREVYLLDVIGKLFDFYSLATVAFVGGTIAPIGGHSIMEPYAYSVPVVVGPHIEKTRDVASALTELDALTMVADGAALPAALIELLADSALRVSRGQKGNQLLLDSQGAVDKAIKLLEGQLASLPAQKQSITRV
- the priA gene encoding primosomal protein N'; the encoded protein is MQGLKDRLFTYAIPEHCADLAFVGAQVLVPFGPRQLVSGYLVSLSEASPQDFAFTIREIQEVVDPVPLFDEQYIEFLGYVAKRYCASLQDVIAAAIPSCLVGKVKRMVRLKSAKQASPLPGESGVGAGSIADQSNRFMQEEALAQSTAHKGGQLHLVNVAALQEQDVSQKLLLKELESSAKGSLNITILRQRFEKAGKFNKPKLNASHFQKALKALCQAQLVEITEEEDGATKMRTVALLTRGEVAPETARQKSIAAYVEELSEPISIPDLIEATKASRSTIDKMVKANQLTLIDTEVVRESLGNLPQALIDKHRTPPPLTAEQSEVFAVLSRELKETKRPGDIAGDGSVVPVDSEVVKPWLLHGVTGSGKTEVYLRLITQCLESGRTTLFLVPEISLTPQLAGRLKARFGSLVSVWHSAISPGERYDTWRRLRSGEVKVLLGARSAVLANMPDLGLIVLDEEHDGSYKQSTPAPRYNARDLALEKARRTGALVLLGSATPDLTSYERALRQDRLLVMKNRVFMQVMPEVKVVDMRKAFAHDGKSVFSEELKKLLADRLAKGEQVVLLINRRGFANHVFCQGCGHVSNCKNCSVSLVLHSFKKARRADVSEEDYDDAPLLQAGGYLACHHCGFRQPLRDICSECDGPFLKVSGIGTQKVELEVLKLHPTARVVRLDSDVAKRKGAYEEVLAQFSSGNADVLIGTQMVAKGLDIPRVTLVGVLSADSAFNLPDYRSTERGFQLLTQVAGRAGRGEHPGAVVLQTYTPELPALRLASEHNYQAFYAPGDRESEGL
- a CDS encoding glycosyltransferase family 9 protein, coding for MAKPQAKNILVIRYRFIGDTILTVPFLRNLRLSYPDAKIDVLVGPKSGEVLEGCPFVDELITFDTTRFHKYDSGEGKPKSFMSYALSLRKRQYDLVFVLKRSLSAAFLAFMTGAKRRVGYKGDGRFLLTDSVDWLTDIHEVDSLLSILEAVDIPVKDRSLASFASAAEIDRVNQIEPELAKSGAKVLIHAAAAHPDKIYPLQSWATLVQKLVNELNLTPVFSGDKQDIPLYEELTALSGCRAINMAGRLSLRESMALYTMMDLAVCVDSGPAHLAASAGTPTIALFGPTDPVRWRPYGESHRAVYDETLTCRPCHYKKTCLNRECLTALPAERIYKECLALLKK
- the lpxK gene encoding tetraacyldisaccharide 4'-kinase; the encoded protein is MKLLTPLSLVYGAGAYLRILGYQTGLNKRLKADARVISIGNLTVGGTGKTPVVIDTARRLVSQGKKVAVLSRGYGRKSKDDILVVSKGAGPVVSSEDSGDEPYQIAQSVPGLIVIVGARRVDTQAVAIKQFGAEVLILDDGFQHLPLLRDTDVVLWDYNDDIVSQSLVPAGRLREPMAALTRATHIVISKLPQDLPDSDYQSLCARLRAYAPDAVLDGCSFVPLDLVPLKELPLSASASVFPIADFARAKVLALSGIARPEVFIAQLKQNNLDVVDAISFGDHHWFSDSDLKSIEDKFKSAQVDFIITTQKDMTRLSSALLAGKIKDALASKIFAVRLHAVWRSGSPSYLGAQ